The following are encoded in a window of Arthrobacter sp. NicSoilB4 genomic DNA:
- a CDS encoding acyltransferase family protein, translated as MDIQGLRTLAVGLVIFYHIWPELLPGGFVGVDVFFVISGFLIVGSLVRELSDTGRIRLSVFYAKRIRRLLPAASVVLIATTIATVIFLPQNRWQSISLDVIMSGLQVQNWNQAFSENSYAGATAAVSPVQHYWSLAVEEQFYLVTPLILLAGVAVAAKLRLRIEIICLAVLATVSLASFVHSIMFSSTEHGIAYFATSTRMWELGMGGIAAVLLPKMHPRAVFLRAAGWIGLCAILYSALTFSTAMDFPGSVALLPVLATVLVVASGASHLQPSVDRGYSVTRLLSLRPVTYVGDLSYSLYLWHWPVVVFYVFLLGRTPGYLHGAAIVGISLGLAVTSYYFVEQRFRHAVSPFPGLPLKARRWRPLAGNALVVAAGLIAATTIPALAPWVVVEVKSQQLSGALNLREYPGATAFDPSRPASVPDTLPVQPDPAVALKDVPLTGKDECGTFDPANIRIEQCLYGPVDASKTMVVVGDSHAAQYVDALLIAGTPSGWNVRAMVRNGCPFSTSPPADGTTVYHNCSEQNKVTLERILLLRPQLVVVSGMTPAGYQRALKWGWDNPQALVDGYVEVLKPLRAAGIRVAVVGDNPYPDVSTPECVSLNGTDSPMCQTRMRAVDARTDPLQLAGAQVPGVEFLDLSAYFCRQGVCPAVIGNVMVYRDNHMTNTFAKTLAPALAQRLNF; from the coding sequence ATGGACATCCAGGGGCTGCGCACCCTGGCCGTGGGACTCGTGATTTTTTATCACATCTGGCCGGAACTGCTGCCTGGTGGCTTTGTCGGAGTCGACGTGTTCTTCGTCATCTCAGGCTTCCTCATTGTGGGATCCCTGGTCCGGGAACTCTCCGATACCGGACGGATTCGGCTGTCCGTCTTCTACGCCAAGCGCATCCGGCGCCTGCTGCCGGCTGCCAGCGTGGTCCTGATTGCGACCACGATCGCGACTGTGATTTTCCTGCCACAAAACAGGTGGCAGTCAATTTCCCTGGACGTGATCATGTCAGGGCTGCAGGTCCAGAACTGGAATCAGGCGTTCAGCGAAAACAGCTATGCGGGCGCGACAGCCGCCGTGTCGCCGGTGCAGCACTATTGGTCTCTTGCCGTCGAAGAACAATTCTATTTGGTAACCCCACTGATCCTCCTGGCGGGGGTGGCCGTCGCTGCGAAGCTGCGCCTAAGGATTGAAATCATTTGTCTCGCCGTGCTGGCGACAGTGTCCCTTGCGTCATTCGTCCACAGCATCATGTTTTCGTCCACGGAGCACGGCATCGCGTACTTCGCTACGAGCACCCGAATGTGGGAGCTCGGTATGGGGGGTATTGCCGCCGTCCTATTGCCGAAGATGCATCCGCGGGCGGTGTTCCTGCGTGCTGCCGGTTGGATCGGTCTCTGCGCAATCCTCTATTCCGCGTTGACGTTCTCTACCGCCATGGATTTCCCAGGATCCGTCGCACTCTTGCCGGTGCTGGCTACGGTTTTGGTAGTCGCTTCGGGTGCGTCGCACTTGCAGCCATCAGTCGACCGCGGTTATTCGGTTACCCGGCTCTTGAGCCTCCGGCCGGTGACCTATGTTGGTGATCTGTCCTACTCCCTCTACCTCTGGCATTGGCCCGTGGTGGTCTTCTACGTGTTTCTCCTGGGCCGAACGCCCGGCTACCTTCACGGTGCGGCCATTGTCGGGATCAGCTTGGGGTTGGCCGTTACGTCCTACTACTTCGTCGAGCAAAGGTTCCGTCACGCGGTCAGCCCTTTCCCGGGTCTTCCGCTGAAAGCAAGACGATGGAGGCCCCTGGCCGGAAACGCACTCGTTGTGGCCGCGGGATTGATCGCAGCCACAACTATTCCGGCCCTTGCGCCTTGGGTCGTCGTCGAAGTCAAATCCCAGCAGCTGAGCGGGGCGCTGAACCTGCGCGAATATCCGGGAGCGACGGCGTTTGACCCCAGTCGCCCTGCATCGGTTCCCGATACACTGCCCGTTCAGCCGGATCCCGCCGTGGCATTGAAGGACGTGCCCCTCACCGGCAAGGACGAATGCGGGACCTTTGATCCGGCGAACATCAGGATCGAGCAATGCTTGTACGGTCCGGTGGATGCCTCGAAAACGATGGTCGTTGTGGGGGACTCGCACGCCGCGCAATACGTGGATGCGCTTCTTATCGCCGGGACGCCTTCGGGATGGAACGTGCGGGCCATGGTTCGCAATGGGTGTCCCTTTTCTACATCGCCGCCAGCGGATGGCACGACGGTTTACCACAATTGTTCCGAGCAGAACAAGGTAACCCTGGAACGGATCCTGCTCCTCCGGCCGCAGTTGGTAGTGGTTTCCGGAATGACGCCAGCCGGCTATCAGCGTGCGCTCAAATGGGGGTGGGATAATCCTCAGGCGCTGGTCGACGGCTATGTCGAGGTCCTGAAGCCGCTTCGGGCAGCCGGTATCCGGGTAGCTGTTGTGGGCGACAACCCATATCCCGACGTCTCCACTCCTGAGTGCGTTTCGCTCAACGGAACCGATTCACCGATGTGCCAGACCAGGATGCGCGCAGTGGACGCCCGGACGGATCCTCTGCAGCTGGCCGGAGCACAGGTACCAGGAGTCGAGTTCCTCGACCTGTCCGCATATTTTTGCCGCCAGGGCGTCTGTCCGGCAGTTATCGGCAATGTGATGGTCTATCGGGACAACCACATGACCAATACATTCGCCAAGACGTTGGCGCCAGCGTTGGCGCAGCGACTCAACTTCTAG
- a CDS encoding ABC transporter ATP-binding protein, whose product MANAIEVRDVSKQFVLRHTRSLKEAVVWLAKGRRGDLSEKFHALKDVSLTVRTGESVALLGLNGSGKSTLLKHISGVMLPDSGTVRTRGRVAGLIEVGAGFHPDLSGRDNVYLNGAILGMTEQQVNDRFDAIVEFAEIGQFIDTEVKFYSSGMYLRLAFSVAVHTDPEVFLIDEILAVGDEPFQRKCISKIQELAQNGKTLVVVSHDLDLVSRICERGVLLEHGNLMFDGPIDQAVALLRA is encoded by the coding sequence GTGGCAAACGCTATTGAAGTACGGGACGTCAGCAAGCAATTTGTGCTGCGTCACACCCGGTCGTTGAAGGAGGCCGTCGTATGGCTTGCCAAGGGTCGCCGAGGCGACCTGTCGGAGAAGTTCCACGCGCTCAAAGACGTCTCACTGACGGTAAGGACCGGAGAGTCGGTGGCGCTCCTGGGGCTGAACGGGTCCGGTAAGTCGACGCTCCTGAAGCACATATCCGGCGTCATGCTTCCCGACTCCGGCACTGTCCGTACCCGGGGACGGGTGGCCGGCCTCATTGAAGTTGGAGCGGGCTTCCACCCCGACTTGTCGGGCCGGGACAACGTCTACCTCAACGGAGCCATCCTGGGGATGACGGAGCAGCAAGTCAACGATCGCTTCGACGCCATCGTGGAGTTTGCAGAAATCGGGCAGTTTATTGACACGGAAGTGAAGTTCTACTCTTCCGGAATGTATCTGCGGTTGGCTTTTTCGGTGGCAGTCCATACGGACCCTGAGGTCTTCCTCATCGATGAAATTCTGGCGGTCGGAGACGAGCCGTTCCAGCGCAAGTGCATCTCCAAGATTCAGGAGCTTGCCCAGAACGGCAAGACGCTCGTTGTCGTCAGCCACGACCTTGACCTGGTGTCGCGCATCTGCGAGCGGGGTGTCCTCCTTGAGCACGGGAACCTGATGTTCGACGGCCCTATTGATCAGGCCGTGGCCCTTCTTCGGGCCTAG
- a CDS encoding ABC transporter permease — MSGVSLGELTTPGVGGGIRDIRQSGFLLKLLVRKELKVRYRGSVLGLMWSYVKPGVQFIVFYIALGVFLGLEKSPKNPDGLANYAIYLFSGIVLINFFSEALGNAARSIVHNGNLIKKIYLPRELFPVASVWVSAVHFFPQLVVLVTACVFAGWHPNLLQLLAAVGGFVIVALLATGLGLLFGSANVYFRDSENIVDMLLMIATWASPVMYSWTMVRDKLGDVAFAVYQANPITVGVELFHYAFWLPTTDGSAPMPPNLFTLWLPVGIVLSIAVLVLGQFTFRRLEGRFAQEL, encoded by the coding sequence GTGAGCGGCGTCAGCTTAGGCGAACTCACCACCCCCGGCGTCGGCGGCGGGATCCGCGACATCCGCCAGTCGGGGTTCTTGCTGAAGTTGTTGGTACGGAAAGAGCTCAAGGTCCGTTACAGGGGCTCCGTTCTGGGGCTGATGTGGTCCTACGTGAAGCCCGGCGTCCAATTCATTGTTTTTTACATCGCACTGGGCGTTTTTCTTGGACTGGAAAAAAGTCCCAAGAACCCTGACGGGCTCGCCAACTATGCCATCTACCTTTTCTCGGGAATTGTGCTCATCAATTTCTTTTCCGAGGCACTGGGCAATGCCGCTAGGTCGATAGTCCATAACGGCAACTTGATCAAGAAGATCTATCTTCCGCGGGAGCTGTTCCCTGTCGCCTCTGTGTGGGTTTCCGCGGTTCACTTTTTTCCGCAGCTGGTTGTGCTCGTTACAGCCTGTGTCTTTGCGGGGTGGCACCCCAATCTGCTCCAGCTCCTGGCTGCGGTCGGAGGCTTTGTCATCGTTGCACTCCTTGCCACGGGACTCGGCCTGTTGTTCGGCTCGGCAAACGTCTATTTCCGTGACTCCGAGAACATCGTCGACATGTTGCTGATGATTGCGACATGGGCTTCGCCGGTCATGTACTCGTGGACCATGGTTCGGGACAAGCTTGGGGACGTTGCTTTCGCCGTCTACCAGGCGAATCCGATCACCGTTGGAGTGGAGCTCTTCCACTACGCTTTCTGGTTGCCTACCACCGATGGTTCAGCGCCGATGCCGCCGAACTTGTTCACCCTGTGGTTGCCCGTGGGAATCGTTCTTTCGATCGCGGTCCTTGTCCTGGGCCAATTTACATTTCGTCGGCTTGAGGGCCGATTCGCGCAGGAGTTGTGA
- a CDS encoding glycosyltransferase — MDTVPLYMDMGAATGTQLPTAGDREGKTAIARSFAAPTKEAHIEDFLSRRSTLVRSGERVSFGSYFNAFPASYWRRWTNVENIRLQVRTQGPGSVIVYKSNARGSLQRVDTRRVEGTADSVFELSLAPFGDGGWYWFDLVAGTEPLVMLEAEWQGPAVEKPSGSVTLQITTLNKNDFCLNNLRLMAENPEALEHVQEVLLVDQGSQKVSEAEGFAEVRDALQGKLRIINQSNLGGSGGFARGMFEAVENGSDYVLLMDDDIVVEPESIIRLLTFADRCKTPTIVGGHMFDLYNRTVMHTFGEVVNPYRFQPALPSEEMILGHDFMSSNLRQTSWLHRRVDVDYNGWWMCLVPTAVIREIGLSLPLFIKWDDSEYGLRAKKHGFPTVSLPGSAVWHVSWIDKDDLVGWQAYFHARNRVVVALLHSPYEYGGRVVRESHYHDVKHLVSMQYATVRGRNWAMEDVLKGPAGLRELLPTKLPEIRKMMAGYSDSVFRPDQDDFPAPKMDKPPRRGHGITQPSKVSLLPWAAKTVIRQLLNPVSGSSMERPQATVPHQDNRWWRMAQYDSAVVSNAEGTGASWYKRDPKQLREMLAQSAHLHSVLLKDWRELSAQYRAAVGDLTSMESWRKTFEQHTQNEIK, encoded by the coding sequence ATGGACACTGTCCCGCTCTACATGGACATGGGTGCCGCCACTGGGACGCAGCTGCCCACGGCGGGTGACCGCGAGGGAAAAACGGCCATTGCCCGCAGCTTCGCGGCCCCAACGAAAGAAGCTCATATAGAGGATTTCCTCTCCCGCAGGTCCACCTTGGTCCGTTCGGGTGAGCGTGTGTCTTTCGGAAGTTATTTCAACGCCTTCCCGGCAAGCTACTGGCGCCGATGGACAAACGTTGAGAATATTCGGCTGCAGGTACGCACCCAGGGGCCCGGCTCCGTCATTGTCTACAAATCCAATGCACGTGGGTCCCTCCAGCGGGTCGACACCCGGAGGGTTGAAGGAACAGCTGACAGCGTCTTCGAGTTGAGCTTGGCACCGTTTGGCGACGGCGGCTGGTATTGGTTCGATCTGGTCGCCGGCACGGAACCCCTTGTGATGCTCGAGGCAGAATGGCAGGGGCCGGCCGTTGAAAAGCCGTCGGGCTCCGTCACCCTGCAGATCACGACGCTGAACAAGAACGACTTCTGCCTGAACAACCTGCGTCTCATGGCGGAGAATCCTGAAGCCCTTGAGCACGTTCAGGAAGTGCTCCTTGTGGATCAGGGCTCACAAAAAGTCTCTGAGGCTGAGGGGTTTGCGGAAGTCAGGGATGCGCTCCAGGGGAAACTGAGGATCATCAACCAGTCGAACCTTGGAGGTTCCGGCGGGTTCGCCCGCGGAATGTTTGAGGCCGTTGAAAATGGCAGCGACTATGTGCTTCTTATGGATGACGACATAGTCGTCGAGCCGGAAAGCATCATTCGTCTTCTCACTTTCGCGGACCGGTGCAAGACGCCGACCATCGTCGGTGGGCACATGTTCGATCTTTACAACCGGACCGTCATGCACACGTTCGGTGAAGTTGTGAATCCGTACAGGTTCCAGCCCGCGCTGCCGAGCGAGGAAATGATTCTGGGGCACGACTTCATGTCCTCAAATCTTCGCCAAACGTCCTGGCTGCACCGTCGTGTTGACGTGGACTACAACGGCTGGTGGATGTGTCTGGTTCCTACGGCCGTTATCCGCGAGATTGGCTTGTCGCTTCCACTGTTCATCAAGTGGGATGACTCTGAGTACGGCCTGCGCGCCAAGAAGCACGGATTCCCGACCGTTTCCCTGCCGGGTTCAGCGGTTTGGCACGTTTCGTGGATCGACAAGGACGACCTGGTCGGCTGGCAGGCGTACTTCCACGCGCGCAACCGTGTGGTCGTGGCGCTGCTGCACAGCCCCTACGAGTATGGCGGGCGCGTCGTCCGCGAGTCTCACTACCATGACGTGAAACACCTCGTTTCGATGCAGTATGCAACTGTCCGGGGGCGCAACTGGGCAATGGAAGATGTCCTCAAGGGGCCGGCCGGTCTTCGGGAGCTTCTGCCGACGAAGTTGCCCGAGATCCGAAAAATGATGGCTGGTTACTCAGACTCGGTGTTCCGCCCTGACCAGGATGACTTCCCTGCACCAAAAATGGACAAGCCGCCGCGCCGGGGCCACGGCATCACACAGCCCTCGAAGGTCTCACTTCTGCCCTGGGCAGCCAAGACGGTCATTAGGCAGCTGCTTAACCCCGTGAGCGGATCAAGCATGGAGCGCCCCCAGGCGACCGTGCCGCACCAGGACAACCGTTGGTGGCGGATGGCCCAGTACGACAGCGCGGTGGTCTCCAATGCAGAGGGAACGGGTGCGTCCTGGTACAAGAGGGACCCGAAGCAGCTCCGCGAGATGCTCGCCCAGAGCGCACACCTGCACTCAGTCCTGCTCAAGGACTGGCGCGAACTGAGCGCCCAGTACCGGGCTGCCGTGGGGGATCTGACTTCGATGGAGTCATGGAGGAAGACTTTCGAGCAGCACACGCAGAACGAGATCAAGTGA
- the glf gene encoding UDP-galactopyranose mutase: MTADLVIVGSGFFGLTIAEQAATELGLKVVVIDRRHHIGGNAYSEKEGQTGIEVHRYGAHLFHTSNERVWEYVNRFTTFTNYVHKVYGVHKGEVYSLPINLATINQFFRANLTPGQAQELIKEQAGELAGTDPQNLNDKGIQLIGRPLYEAFIKHYTGKQWQTDPKDLPAGIISRLPVRYNYDNRYFNDKYEGLPTNGYTAWIEKMAEHPNIEVRLNTDFFDESHEYSKNKVVGNIPVIYTGPVDRYFDYAEGDLSWRTIDFEEEVLDVGDFQGTSVVNYNDADVAYTRIIEPRHFHPERDYQTEKTVIMREFSRAAEKGDEPYYPINTPADRERLLKYRDLAAAEKDVLFGGRLGTYKYLDMHMAIGSALTMFDNQIRPHFEGGAKIESGGVDA; the protein is encoded by the coding sequence GTGACCGCTGACCTTGTCATCGTAGGGTCAGGCTTTTTCGGCCTGACAATCGCAGAACAGGCCGCCACTGAGCTGGGCTTGAAGGTTGTCGTCATCGACCGCCGCCACCACATCGGTGGTAACGCCTACAGCGAAAAAGAAGGACAAACCGGAATTGAGGTCCACCGTTACGGAGCGCACCTCTTCCACACCTCCAACGAGCGCGTCTGGGAGTACGTCAACCGTTTCACGACGTTCACCAACTACGTGCACAAGGTGTACGGCGTCCACAAGGGCGAGGTCTACTCCCTGCCCATCAACCTGGCCACGATCAACCAGTTCTTCCGGGCCAACCTCACGCCTGGCCAGGCGCAGGAACTGATCAAGGAACAGGCCGGCGAACTTGCCGGCACTGATCCGCAGAACCTGAATGACAAGGGAATCCAGCTCATCGGCCGGCCGCTTTACGAAGCGTTCATCAAGCACTACACGGGCAAACAGTGGCAGACGGACCCCAAGGACCTGCCGGCGGGAATCATTTCCCGCCTCCCCGTGCGCTACAACTACGACAACCGGTACTTCAATGACAAGTACGAGGGCCTGCCGACCAACGGCTACACCGCCTGGATCGAGAAGATGGCGGAACACCCGAACATCGAGGTCCGGCTGAACACCGACTTCTTCGACGAGTCGCACGAATACAGCAAGAACAAGGTCGTTGGCAACATTCCGGTCATCTACACCGGACCTGTCGACCGTTACTTCGATTACGCCGAAGGCGACCTCTCCTGGCGCACCATCGACTTCGAAGAAGAAGTCCTCGACGTCGGAGACTTCCAGGGAACGTCGGTGGTCAACTACAACGACGCCGATGTTGCCTACACACGCATCATCGAGCCGCGCCACTTCCACCCGGAGCGCGACTACCAGACGGAAAAGACCGTCATCATGCGCGAGTTCTCCCGGGCGGCGGAAAAGGGCGACGAGCCCTACTACCCGATCAACACCCCGGCCGACCGCGAACGCCTGCTCAAGTACCGTGACCTCGCGGCGGCCGAAAAGGACGTCCTGTTCGGCGGACGCCTCGGCACGTACAAGTACTTGGACATGCACATGGCCATAGGATCGGCGCTGACCATGTTCGACAACCAGATCCGCCCGCATTTTGAAGGTGGCGCGAAGATTGAAAGCGGGGGAGTGGACGCGTGA
- a CDS encoding FtsK/SpoIIIE domain-containing protein has product MMLHCTLVPAPGSALPSGPLELAIELPDTCPGAELQLAISRRYGTGELTVDRLPVSAFTVGEGPLVDGAVLVDRPVLVDSAVLVDGSGPAATPYAAPLALAVHSGPGAGLVVPLRRGRFRIGRSGTEIVVPDAELSREHALLDVSDAAVTVLDLGSANGISVDGKRVQAAALSTDAMIRCGGSSMSLVFCGALAPDGQASAGSDVSEPLVVSNPAANSSRSAMMLAAVLPLAIGAGLVVVTGMWMFLAFTAVSAVSVLVPLVSGRRQRRELRAAVAATARADTERRRRAAPSASALSLRCSFPEPRSEVSASTGPVWLRLGLARQGANLRLDPPDSGFRPPPLGMMPVTLDPRTIVTSLRGPEAAVAGLLRSFVLQLACYPAARRTRIHIHGPTPALLAARFLAAATLSTEEAFTRETLAAGPGGDYERGVLIILKAAETATLRVAAVSSGWQVIDCAGDPDAGARADSESAIVLNARTGRLSLASSSLEFTPDLVPADVFDRNCRRLRAGAPSAGPRAGIPEACSLGGLVPFSARNISRRWTESVAARGLPVVVGVGGSGPLRLDLQADGPHFLVAGTTGSGKSEFLRTLAAALAAAHPPGRINLLFIDFKGGSGLRPLAGLVHCVGLLTDLDRNEVARALVSLGAEVRRREELLAAYNAPDLPAYESLDPAGPALPHLAIIIDEFRMLVDEAPEALAELMRIAAIGRSLGIHLIMATQRPQGAVTADIRANVTSCIALRVQSEMESIDIINSRLAAAIPITSPGRAFLVRGNEAPEEFQSATVTSPVQEKARRPTVMEAMEFLNRRPAGSSPGLADSTAPQPALAATQLTETVAALWEATGSCPPRRPVAEPLPRNLPFPADGSRTRIRLGVLDLPEEQRVAEFGWLPVAHGHLGLISGHNGGADAVLELVVHQLLSCDDEWHLYLLDAAGSLSGAVMSPRVGAVAGLHELRRAVRVLERLSEEMNRRLSTAHRASAPSLVLAVCGWGSWVSAFRSGPLAWAEDLVHNLVRDGARAGITLLIAGERELVTARFFAAVPNRIFLPAGSTEEGRLGWPRLPVLDAGPGRVVVFGPMSAASSPAGHAGQLFAPLPPPVRDGAATLRARPFRIEPLPRLVTVAQVHSRRPGPAPLPGYVCLGVGGDELRPAGIQLSQGDVLAVLGGQASGKTSLLAALPGLNPEARWLRAPAETDPEPYWSGVHEAACSGSLDPAAILLADDLDLQSPEANSRVLLLNRLGWRVVLTAGFSPGIRQRVPLVQNATGQVRGVLIAPQSLLDGELFGVRFDLEHNPPPGRAVVVSDGRPQAVQLAFGPAAGSKAPEDREALATGPAEPRLHGKRTQ; this is encoded by the coding sequence ATGATGCTGCACTGCACGCTCGTTCCGGCGCCGGGATCCGCGCTCCCGTCGGGGCCCCTGGAGCTGGCCATCGAACTGCCGGACACGTGCCCCGGCGCGGAACTCCAGTTGGCGATCTCCCGGCGCTACGGGACCGGGGAACTGACCGTTGACCGGCTCCCGGTCTCGGCGTTCACTGTCGGCGAGGGGCCCCTCGTCGACGGCGCCGTTCTGGTGGACCGCCCAGTTCTGGTCGACAGCGCAGTTCTGGTGGACGGATCAGGGCCGGCCGCCACACCGTATGCGGCACCCCTTGCACTTGCCGTGCACAGCGGGCCGGGCGCCGGCCTGGTCGTCCCTCTAAGGCGCGGACGGTTCCGGATCGGACGCAGCGGCACCGAGATCGTCGTTCCGGATGCCGAATTGTCCCGCGAACATGCGCTGCTGGACGTCTCCGACGCCGCCGTCACCGTGCTCGATCTCGGAAGTGCCAACGGGATCAGCGTCGACGGAAAAAGGGTACAAGCTGCGGCGCTCTCGACAGACGCCATGATCCGGTGCGGCGGCTCGTCAATGTCCCTGGTTTTCTGCGGCGCACTGGCCCCAGACGGCCAGGCTTCTGCCGGATCCGATGTCTCGGAACCGTTGGTGGTCAGCAACCCCGCTGCGAACAGCAGCAGGTCGGCCATGATGCTGGCTGCTGTTCTGCCGCTGGCCATCGGAGCCGGTCTGGTGGTGGTGACTGGAATGTGGATGTTCCTGGCCTTCACGGCCGTGTCAGCGGTTTCGGTCCTGGTGCCCCTGGTGTCGGGCAGAAGACAACGCCGCGAATTGAGGGCAGCCGTCGCCGCGACCGCACGTGCGGACACGGAACGACGACGGCGGGCCGCTCCGTCTGCAAGCGCGTTGTCCCTGCGATGCTCATTCCCCGAACCCAGGTCAGAGGTTTCTGCCAGCACGGGACCCGTCTGGCTGCGGCTCGGGCTGGCGCGGCAAGGCGCGAACCTCCGGCTCGACCCGCCAGATTCCGGGTTTCGGCCACCGCCGCTCGGAATGATGCCCGTGACCCTGGATCCCAGGACCATCGTGACGAGCCTTCGTGGTCCCGAAGCTGCGGTGGCGGGGCTGCTCAGATCCTTTGTGCTGCAGCTTGCCTGCTACCCGGCTGCCCGGCGGACCAGGATCCACATTCATGGCCCAACCCCGGCGCTCCTTGCCGCGCGCTTCCTGGCGGCCGCAACTCTCTCCACGGAAGAGGCTTTCACTCGGGAAACCCTGGCGGCCGGACCGGGCGGAGACTACGAGCGCGGAGTGCTGATCATACTCAAAGCCGCTGAAACCGCCACGCTGCGCGTTGCGGCCGTCAGTAGCGGCTGGCAAGTGATCGACTGCGCCGGCGATCCGGATGCGGGCGCGAGGGCAGATTCAGAGTCAGCCATCGTCCTCAATGCCCGCACCGGACGGCTCTCATTAGCCAGCTCCTCGCTAGAGTTCACTCCTGACCTCGTTCCAGCCGACGTATTCGACCGCAACTGCCGCCGGTTGAGGGCCGGAGCGCCGTCAGCAGGCCCCCGGGCGGGCATCCCCGAGGCTTGTTCACTTGGCGGGCTGGTCCCGTTTTCAGCGCGGAACATCTCCCGTCGTTGGACTGAGTCCGTCGCAGCGCGCGGTCTTCCGGTCGTGGTCGGCGTCGGAGGTTCCGGTCCCCTGCGGCTGGACCTCCAGGCGGACGGCCCCCATTTCCTGGTGGCGGGCACCACGGGTTCGGGCAAATCAGAATTCCTCCGAACCCTGGCCGCTGCGTTGGCGGCCGCCCATCCGCCCGGGCGAATCAATCTGCTGTTCATTGATTTCAAGGGCGGCTCCGGTCTGCGGCCGTTGGCCGGCCTGGTTCACTGCGTCGGGCTCCTGACGGATCTCGACCGCAACGAAGTAGCCCGCGCCCTCGTCTCCCTGGGGGCGGAAGTACGCCGTCGGGAAGAGCTCCTCGCCGCGTACAACGCCCCGGATCTTCCGGCCTATGAGTCGCTTGATCCCGCGGGACCGGCACTGCCCCATCTGGCGATCATCATCGACGAATTCCGCATGCTGGTTGATGAGGCGCCCGAAGCACTTGCCGAGCTCATGCGCATTGCCGCCATCGGCCGTTCCCTCGGAATACACCTCATCATGGCAACCCAGCGCCCACAGGGCGCGGTGACCGCGGACATCCGTGCGAACGTGACCAGCTGCATCGCACTGAGGGTCCAATCCGAGATGGAATCCATCGACATCATCAATTCCCGGCTGGCCGCCGCCATCCCGATCACGAGTCCGGGCCGCGCCTTCCTGGTCCGCGGAAACGAGGCCCCGGAGGAATTCCAGTCGGCCACGGTCACTTCGCCCGTCCAGGAGAAGGCCCGCCGCCCCACCGTGATGGAGGCGATGGAATTCCTCAACCGCCGGCCGGCTGGCTCATCCCCCGGCCTGGCGGACAGCACCGCCCCGCAACCTGCCCTGGCAGCAACCCAACTGACGGAAACGGTAGCCGCACTGTGGGAGGCAACCGGCAGTTGCCCACCACGCCGTCCCGTCGCAGAGCCCCTCCCCAGGAATTTGCCGTTTCCCGCCGACGGGAGCCGCACCCGGATCCGGCTGGGTGTGTTGGACCTTCCTGAAGAGCAGCGGGTCGCCGAATTCGGCTGGCTTCCGGTGGCACACGGTCATCTGGGATTGATCTCGGGCCACAACGGCGGTGCCGACGCCGTCCTGGAACTTGTCGTGCATCAGCTCCTCAGCTGCGACGATGAATGGCATCTCTACCTTTTGGATGCCGCCGGGTCCCTCAGCGGAGCGGTCATGTCTCCCCGGGTCGGGGCAGTCGCGGGGCTGCACGAACTCCGCAGGGCCGTGCGGGTGCTGGAGCGGCTCTCGGAAGAAATGAACCGGCGACTAAGCACGGCGCACAGGGCCAGTGCACCTTCTCTAGTTCTCGCAGTGTGCGGCTGGGGATCCTGGGTGTCGGCGTTTCGATCCGGCCCGCTGGCCTGGGCCGAAGACCTCGTCCATAACCTCGTCCGCGACGGCGCCCGGGCTGGAATCACCCTGCTCATTGCGGGCGAACGCGAGCTTGTCACGGCGCGGTTCTTCGCTGCCGTTCCCAACCGGATCTTCCTGCCCGCCGGGTCGACGGAAGAGGGGCGCCTCGGCTGGCCCCGGCTGCCAGTCCTTGACGCAGGTCCCGGCCGGGTGGTGGTTTTTGGGCCGATGTCCGCAGCATCCTCTCCAGCGGGTCATGCGGGACAGCTGTTCGCGCCTCTCCCCCCTCCTGTCCGGGACGGGGCCGCCACCCTGAGAGCCCGGCCGTTCCGCATCGAGCCATTGCCCAGGCTGGTCACGGTCGCTCAGGTCCACTCCCGCAGGCCGGGCCCTGCTCCCCTGCCCGGCTACGTGTGCCTTGGCGTCGGAGGCGACGAGCTCCGCCCGGCGGGCATCCAGCTGTCACAGGGCGACGTCCTCGCCGTCCTGGGCGGCCAGGCGTCCGGGAAGACTTCGCTACTAGCTGCCCTGCCGGGCCTCAATCCGGAGGCCCGCTGGCTTCGGGCCCCGGCGGAGACAGATCCGGAGCCGTACTGGTCGGGGGTCCACGAAGCCGCGTGCTCCGGCTCCCTTGACCCGGCGGCAATTCTGTTGGCGGACGACCTCGATCTGCAGTCGCCGGAAGCCAACAGCCGGGTGCTCCTGCTGAACAGGCTCGGCTGGCGGGTGGTTCTCACTGCAGGATTCAGCCCGGGCATCCGGCAACGGGTTCCGCTGGTCCAGAACGCGACCGGCCAGGTTCGCGGCGTCCTGATCGCCCCGCAGAGCCTTCTCGACGGAGAACTGTTCGGCGTCCGTTTCGACCTCGAGCACAATCCTCCCCCGGGACGTGCGGTCGTGGTTTCGGACGGCCGCCCGCAGGCGGTGCAGTTGGCGTTCGGTCCTGCAGCAGGCAGCAAAGCGCCAGAGGACCGTGAGGCACTGGCTACAGGGCCGGCGGAGCCCCGCCTGCACGGGAAGCGAACGCAATGA